One part of the Maribacter aquivivus genome encodes these proteins:
- a CDS encoding phosphoribosylaminoimidazolesuccinocarboxamide synthase — MSKNTIYETEFNFPGQKNVYKGKVRSVYTLENDMLVMVATDRLSAFDVVMPKGIPYKGQILNQIATQMMASTEDIVPNWLTATPDPNVAVGVACEPFKIEMVIRGYLSGHAAREYKLGKRILCGVAMPDGMKENDKFPSPIITPATKAEMGDHDEDISKEDILSKRIVSADDYAVLEKYTYALFQRGTEIAADRGLILVDTKYEFGKTKEGKIVLIDEIHTPDSSRYFYSDGYQQRQDANEPQKQLSKEFVRQWLIANDFQGLEGQTVPEMTDEYIESVSERYIELYEHITGEPFVKADTTHINDRINRNVLNYLESL, encoded by the coding sequence ATGTCAAAGAATACTATTTACGAAACAGAATTTAATTTTCCAGGTCAAAAAAATGTCTATAAAGGCAAAGTTAGATCTGTTTATACTTTAGAAAATGATATGCTAGTCATGGTGGCTACAGATAGGTTGTCTGCTTTTGATGTGGTTATGCCAAAAGGTATACCTTATAAAGGTCAAATTTTAAACCAGATTGCAACGCAAATGATGGCTTCTACCGAAGATATTGTGCCCAATTGGTTGACTGCTACTCCTGATCCAAATGTGGCTGTTGGTGTAGCTTGCGAGCCATTTAAAATTGAAATGGTCATTCGTGGGTATTTATCTGGTCATGCAGCTAGAGAATATAAACTAGGCAAAAGAATACTTTGTGGCGTTGCAATGCCAGACGGAATGAAGGAGAATGATAAATTCCCGAGTCCGATTATTACTCCTGCAACTAAGGCAGAAATGGGAGATCATGATGAAGATATTTCTAAAGAAGATATTTTAAGTAAAAGAATAGTTTCTGCGGATGATTATGCTGTATTGGAAAAGTACACTTACGCACTTTTTCAAAGAGGTACAGAAATCGCTGCCGATAGAGGATTGATTTTGGTAGATACGAAATATGAATTTGGAAAAACAAAAGAGGGTAAAATCGTTCTGATTGATGAGATACACACTCCTGATTCTTCAAGATATTTTTATTCTGACGGATATCAACAAAGGCAAGATGCTAACGAACCTCAAAAGCAACTTTCTAAGGAGTTTGTTAGGCAGTGGTTGATTGCTAATGACTTTCAAGGCTTAGAAGGGCAAACCGTACCTGAAATGACAGATGAGTATATAGAATCTGTTTCTGAGCGCTACATTGAACTTTACGAGCACATTACCGGTGAACCTTTTGTAAAGGCTGATACTACACATATTAATGATCGTATCAATAGAAATGTATTGAATTATTTAGAGAGTCTATAA
- a CDS encoding 3'-5' exonuclease translates to MGLFKKTPKNLPDYWIKYASLFKESPSKDFNDLIFVVLDTETTGFSFEDDRILSIGAVKIKKESISVQEVFDIYLEQEKFNKETVHVHGLLKNGQRECISEVLALVKFLDYVGNAIIVAHHAGFDMGMLNTALERNDLPKLKNTVLDTGVIYKKTLIKSYLVQPKSNYTLDELAEKFSISRKDRHTALGDAYITAVAFLKIISRLKEKKNFSLKYLLR, encoded by the coding sequence ATGGGATTATTCAAAAAAACACCTAAAAATCTACCAGATTACTGGATAAAATACGCCTCCCTTTTTAAAGAGTCTCCGAGTAAAGATTTCAATGATTTAATATTTGTAGTATTAGATACGGAGACAACAGGTTTCAGTTTTGAAGATGACCGCATACTATCAATTGGGGCTGTAAAAATCAAAAAAGAAAGCATTTCCGTACAGGAGGTTTTTGATATTTATTTAGAACAAGAAAAGTTTAATAAAGAAACTGTTCATGTTCACGGACTCTTAAAAAACGGGCAACGAGAATGTATAAGTGAAGTTTTGGCGTTAGTGAAATTTCTTGACTATGTTGGCAATGCCATCATAGTGGCACACCATGCTGGCTTTGATATGGGAATGCTCAACACCGCTTTGGAAAGAAATGATTTACCTAAACTAAAAAACACAGTATTAGATACAGGGGTTATCTATAAAAAAACGCTGATCAAATCTTACTTAGTGCAACCAAAATCTAATTATACATTAGATGAACTTGCTGAAAAATTTTCTATTTCTAGAAAAGATAGGCATACAGCGTTAGGCGACGCCTATATTACAGCAGTCGCCTTTTTAAAAATCATTTCTCGCTTAAAGGAAAAGAAAAATTTCTCGCTTAAATATTTACTTAGATAG
- a CDS encoding DUF294 nucleotidyltransferase-like domain-containing protein, which yields MKNLISERVADFIKNYPPFNVLDSKSLFQLAEQVLIVYKEKNSVIFKVDEPQHSHFYLVHKGAVTLNNPANSNILDYCDEGDIFGLRPLFANENYKLEARAHEESILYGIPIDIFKPIAKQNEEVTIFLMESFASNTRNPYAKNQKGQLFDHEGEEEINKEVVLPDLQLASYSKKLVTCSTRTTIKKAADIMSQKKIGSILITSKDLPVGIITDKDFRNKVISGEQPITASVKSIMTTPVITYPKNLTITQAQMAMMKSNISHLVITKDGTPNSSALGILSKHDVMVSLGDNPAVLVKAIKRTSKIKKIKQIRKSVMVLLTGYLEQNIPLGLIAKIISELNDTCIKQVVEISLAKMDTPPPVKFAWLALGSQGRSEQLLHTDQDNALVFEDVPEEDLPKTTTYFLELSKLITKGLHTIGYEYCPADMMASNPKWCLSLEEWKNKLSYWIGNPGPNEVLMSSIFFDYSLAFGERSLLDNMSDHIFRTVQNYPIFLVHLANGALQSPSPTGFFRKFVVEQDGQHKDFFDLKSRALRPLIDAARVLILSHSVKAISNTWERYEKLAELEPNNQELYLACSYATKALLKFRTRQGLANHDSGRFIKLEQLSKQEKMKLKRTFKAIKEIQELITLRFKVTNFLG from the coding sequence ATGAAAAATCTGATTTCTGAAAGGGTAGCCGATTTTATTAAAAACTACCCTCCTTTTAATGTTCTTGATAGCAAATCGTTATTTCAGTTAGCTGAACAAGTACTTATTGTTTATAAGGAAAAGAACAGTGTAATTTTTAAGGTAGACGAACCTCAGCATTCTCATTTCTATTTAGTTCATAAAGGAGCGGTAACATTAAACAATCCTGCTAATTCTAATATTCTTGACTATTGCGATGAAGGCGACATATTTGGACTACGACCACTTTTTGCCAATGAAAATTACAAACTAGAAGCTAGGGCGCACGAAGAATCTATACTTTACGGAATTCCTATTGACATTTTTAAACCTATTGCAAAGCAGAACGAAGAAGTAACTATTTTTCTTATGGAGAGTTTTGCCTCCAACACCCGTAATCCGTACGCTAAAAATCAAAAAGGACAACTCTTTGATCACGAAGGTGAAGAAGAAATTAATAAAGAGGTCGTATTACCAGACTTACAATTAGCCAGCTATTCAAAAAAATTAGTGACCTGTTCTACAAGAACCACTATAAAAAAGGCTGCTGACATCATGTCTCAAAAGAAAATTGGATCCATACTTATCACTAGCAAAGATTTACCAGTTGGTATTATAACAGATAAAGATTTTAGAAACAAAGTAATATCTGGAGAGCAACCTATAACTGCTTCGGTGAAATCAATAATGACAACTCCAGTTATAACCTACCCAAAGAACCTAACGATTACACAGGCACAAATGGCCATGATGAAAAGTAACATCAGCCATTTGGTTATTACAAAAGATGGTACCCCAAATTCTTCTGCATTAGGTATTTTATCTAAACATGACGTTATGGTATCCTTAGGTGATAACCCTGCAGTATTGGTGAAAGCGATTAAACGTACTTCTAAAATCAAAAAAATAAAGCAGATTAGAAAGAGCGTGATGGTACTCTTAACTGGGTATTTGGAACAAAACATTCCATTAGGCTTAATTGCAAAAATAATTTCTGAACTGAATGACACATGTATTAAACAAGTAGTAGAAATTTCACTTGCTAAAATGGATACCCCCCCACCTGTAAAATTTGCATGGCTGGCTTTAGGCAGTCAAGGTAGAAGTGAGCAACTCTTACATACAGACCAAGATAATGCCTTAGTATTTGAAGATGTACCAGAAGAAGATTTGCCAAAAACGACCACTTACTTTTTAGAACTCTCAAAACTTATAACCAAAGGGTTACATACTATAGGATACGAATACTGCCCAGCAGATATGATGGCTTCTAACCCTAAATGGTGCCTAAGTCTAGAGGAATGGAAAAACAAACTATCTTACTGGATTGGTAACCCAGGACCGAACGAGGTATTGATGTCCTCCATATTTTTCGATTATAGTTTAGCATTTGGTGAGCGTAGTTTGCTAGATAACATGTCTGACCATATATTTAGAACCGTTCAGAATTACCCTATTTTCTTAGTGCATTTGGCAAATGGCGCATTACAGAGTCCGTCACCAACAGGTTTCTTTAGAAAATTTGTTGTAGAACAAGACGGGCAACACAAAGATTTTTTCGATTTAAAAAGCAGAGCATTAAGACCCTTGATAGATGCTGCCCGAGTTTTAATACTATCGCATTCCGTAAAAGCAATCAGTAACACTTGGGAACGTTATGAGAAATTAGCAGAACTTGAACCTAACAACCAAGAATTATACTTGGCGTGCTCTTATGCCACCAAGGCATTATTAAAATTTAGAACAAGACAAGGGTTGGCTAATCATGATTCTGGACGATTTATTAAACTAGAACAATTAAGCAAACAAGAAAAAATGAAATTAAAGCGCACCTTTAAAGCAATTAAAGAAATTCAAGAATTGATCACACTTCGCTTTAAGGTCACTAATTTTTTAGGGTAA
- a CDS encoding L-serine ammonia-lyase, with amino-acid sequence MESISVFDMLKIGVGPSSSHTLGPWRAAERWLARLNSKNNLEKVEEVQVHLYGSLSLTGKGHATDYAVMLGLLGADPELVPIETIDPLINKIKKEHVLHLDGKYKITFNPKQHIIFNREFLPFHANGLKFKAKLKSGRIISKTYYSIGGGFVVSEERKNAKRKVDMFNKFPFPVQKGTELLDFCNKEGLKISELVLQNEKSLRDDEKIDYELNRIWSTMLECMYTGCHTEGILPGGLNVKRRAFEMHNKLKSDLLYATPQEWLQTIRQTEVKFRQILQWVSCFALSVNEVNASLGRVVTAPTNGSAGVIPAVLMYYMVIENHAGNFEHVKQFLLVAGEIGSIFKKGATISAAMGGCQAEIGVSSAMAAGALTELLGGTPEQVLMAAEIAMEHHLGLTCDPIGGLVQIPCIERNSMGAIKAINAAELALGSDPSAAKVPLDKVVQTMWETAKDMSSKYKETSEGGLAVGVFLSDC; translated from the coding sequence ATAGAAAGTATCAGTGTTTTCGATATGCTAAAAATTGGCGTAGGTCCTTCAAGTTCCCACACGCTCGGACCATGGCGCGCTGCTGAAAGATGGTTGGCTCGTTTAAACTCGAAAAACAATCTCGAAAAAGTTGAAGAAGTTCAAGTACACTTATATGGTTCATTATCACTAACAGGTAAAGGTCATGCCACTGACTATGCCGTTATGTTAGGTTTATTAGGTGCCGATCCAGAATTAGTACCAATTGAAACTATTGACCCATTAATTAATAAAATAAAAAAAGAACATGTTTTGCATTTAGATGGTAAGTACAAAATTACCTTCAACCCAAAACAGCATATTATATTCAATAGAGAATTTTTACCTTTTCATGCCAACGGATTAAAGTTTAAGGCAAAATTAAAATCTGGTAGAATAATTTCAAAAACATACTACTCTATAGGTGGCGGTTTCGTTGTTAGCGAGGAGCGAAAAAATGCCAAGCGCAAAGTTGATATGTTCAATAAGTTTCCTTTTCCGGTGCAGAAAGGAACTGAGTTACTTGATTTTTGTAATAAGGAAGGATTAAAAATATCTGAACTGGTATTACAAAATGAAAAATCCTTACGAGATGATGAGAAGATCGATTATGAACTAAATCGTATTTGGTCTACGATGTTAGAATGCATGTATACCGGATGCCACACAGAAGGTATATTACCTGGCGGATTAAATGTAAAACGTCGTGCTTTTGAAATGCACAACAAGTTAAAAAGTGACCTGCTCTACGCTACACCCCAAGAATGGTTACAGACCATACGACAGACAGAAGTAAAATTTCGTCAAATATTGCAATGGGTAAGTTGTTTTGCATTAAGTGTAAATGAAGTAAACGCATCTTTAGGTCGTGTGGTTACCGCACCTACAAACGGTAGCGCGGGAGTAATACCTGCTGTATTAATGTATTATATGGTCATTGAAAACCATGCAGGTAATTTTGAACATGTAAAACAATTTTTATTAGTTGCTGGGGAAATAGGAAGTATCTTTAAAAAGGGAGCTACCATATCGGCAGCCATGGGTGGTTGTCAAGCAGAAATAGGCGTATCATCAGCTATGGCTGCAGGTGCACTTACTGAACTATTAGGTGGAACACCAGAACAGGTACTTATGGCAGCAGAAATTGCTATGGAACATCATCTAGGACTCACCTGCGATCCTATTGGAGGTTTGGTTCAAATACCTTGTATAGAACGAAACTCTATGGGTGCCATAAAAGCTATTAATGCAGCTGAGCTTGCTTTGGGTTCTGACCCATCTGCAGCGAAAGTTCCTTTGGACAAGGTGGTACAGACCATGTGGGAAACTGCAAAAGACATGAGTTCTAAATATAAAGAAACCTCTGAAGGCGGATTGGCTGTTGGTGTTTTCTTGAGTGATTGTTAA
- the dnaK gene encoding molecular chaperone DnaK, producing the protein MSKIIGIDLGTTNSCVSVMEGNEPVVIPNAEGKRTTPSVIAFVEGGEIKVGDPAKRQAVTNPEKTIYSIKRFMGNKYSESSKEAERVPYKVVKGDNDTPRVDIDGRLYSPQELSAMILQKMKKTAEDYLGQEVTRAVITVPAYFNDAQRQATKEAGEIAGLTVERIINEPTAASLAYGMDKKDTEQKIVVFDFGGGTHDVSILELGDGVFEVLATDGDTHLGGDDVDQKIIDWLADEFKSEEDMDLRKDAMALQRLREAAEKAKIELSSSAQTEINLPYVTATASGPKHLVRTLTRSKFEQLIADLVKRTIEPCASAMKAAGLKNSDIDEIILVGGSTRIPAVQEAVEKFFGKKPSKGVNPDEVVAVGAAIQGGVLTGDVKDVLLLDVTPLSLGIETMGGVMTKLIESNTTIPTKKSQVFSTASDNQPSVEIHVLQGERPMAPDNKTIGRFHLDGLPPAQRGTPQIEVTFDIDANGIIKVSATDKATNKTQDIRIEASSGLTEEEIKKMKAEAEANAESDKKAKETADKLNEADGMIFQTESQLKEFGDKLSDDKKKPIEDALAELKAAFETKDLAVIAPALDKINEAWKVASEEMYKAQADAQGGAAQGEPTADGGASEGDNVEDVDFEEVK; encoded by the coding sequence ATGAGTAAGATTATAGGAATAGATTTGGGTACTACCAACTCCTGTGTTTCTGTTATGGAAGGTAACGAGCCAGTAGTAATTCCGAATGCAGAAGGAAAAAGAACAACACCATCAGTGATTGCTTTCGTTGAAGGTGGTGAGATCAAGGTAGGTGACCCAGCAAAAAGACAAGCTGTTACTAACCCAGAAAAAACCATTTATTCTATTAAAAGGTTTATGGGTAACAAATATTCAGAGTCAAGTAAAGAAGCTGAAAGAGTACCTTATAAGGTAGTAAAAGGTGATAATGATACACCTAGAGTTGATATAGACGGTCGTTTATATTCTCCACAAGAATTATCTGCAATGATTCTTCAGAAAATGAAGAAAACTGCAGAAGATTATTTAGGTCAAGAAGTTACTCGTGCTGTAATTACTGTACCTGCATACTTTAATGATGCGCAAAGACAAGCTACAAAAGAAGCTGGTGAAATTGCAGGTTTAACTGTAGAGCGTATTATCAACGAGCCAACTGCTGCGTCTTTAGCGTACGGTATGGACAAAAAAGATACGGAACAAAAAATAGTAGTATTTGATTTTGGTGGTGGTACACATGATGTATCTATCTTAGAATTAGGTGATGGTGTTTTTGAAGTATTAGCTACTGATGGTGATACTCACTTAGGTGGTGATGACGTTGATCAAAAAATTATTGATTGGTTGGCTGATGAGTTCAAGTCTGAAGAAGATATGGACCTTAGAAAAGATGCAATGGCGTTACAACGTTTACGTGAAGCTGCAGAAAAAGCTAAGATTGAATTATCATCTTCTGCACAAACAGAAATCAATTTACCGTATGTTACAGCTACTGCTTCTGGACCTAAGCACTTAGTAAGAACTTTGACAAGATCAAAATTTGAGCAGTTAATTGCTGACTTGGTAAAAAGAACTATTGAGCCATGTGCTAGTGCAATGAAAGCAGCAGGTTTAAAAAATAGTGATATTGACGAAATTATCTTAGTTGGTGGTTCTACAAGAATACCTGCAGTACAAGAGGCTGTTGAGAAATTCTTTGGTAAGAAGCCTTCTAAAGGAGTTAACCCAGATGAGGTTGTAGCGGTAGGTGCTGCAATACAAGGTGGTGTTTTAACAGGTGATGTAAAAGACGTATTGTTATTAGATGTTACTCCGCTTTCTTTAGGTATAGAAACTATGGGTGGTGTAATGACAAAATTAATAGAGTCTAACACTACTATTCCTACTAAGAAATCGCAAGTATTCTCTACTGCATCTGACAATCAGCCATCAGTTGAGATTCACGTATTACAAGGTGAAAGACCAATGGCACCTGACAATAAAACAATTGGACGTTTTCATTTAGATGGTCTTCCACCAGCACAAAGAGGAACACCTCAAATTGAAGTAACTTTTGATATTGATGCTAACGGTATCATTAAGGTTTCTGCAACTGATAAGGCAACGAACAAAACTCAGGATATTCGTATTGAAGCTTCTTCTGGTTTAACTGAAGAAGAAATCAAGAAGATGAAAGCTGAAGCTGAAGCAAATGCTGAATCTGATAAAAAAGCGAAAGAAACTGCAGATAAGTTGAACGAAGCAGACGGAATGATTTTCCAAACTGAATCTCAACTTAAAGAATTTGGAGATAAATTATCTGACGATAAGAAAAAACCAATTGAAGATGCTTTGGCAGAATTAAAAGCTGCATTTGAAACTAAAGATTTGGCTGTTATTGCACCTGCTTTAGATAAAATCAACGAAGCTTGGAAAGTTGCATCTGAAGAGATGTACAAAGCGCAAGCTGACGCACAAGGTGGTGCTGCTCAAGGAGAGCCAACTGCTGATGGTGGTGCTTCTGAGGGTGATAACGTTGAAGACGTTGACTTCGAAGAGGTTAAATAA
- a CDS encoding GNAT family N-acetyltransferase gives MNNTPTLENERVILSPLTIDNYEKLISIASQDKLVQYSPSDIATPTSLKNYVETALEQQKAGTSIPFIVYDRKNNAFAGCTRFMHINSKNKVLHIGSTWIGREFQGTGLNTQMKKLMLAYAFNTMNFEKVEFRVDERNMASRKAVEKLGCTLEGMLRKDVYLLNGFKRNTCCYGLLKEEWLSNQK, from the coding sequence ATGAACAACACACCAACTTTAGAAAATGAACGAGTTATATTGAGTCCGCTGACAATAGACAATTATGAAAAGCTTATTTCTATTGCATCACAAGATAAATTAGTTCAATACTCCCCTTCTGATATTGCAACACCTACAAGTTTAAAAAACTATGTGGAAACTGCATTAGAACAGCAAAAAGCTGGCACTAGTATACCCTTTATTGTTTATGACAGAAAGAATAACGCATTTGCAGGGTGCACCCGTTTTATGCATATAAATTCAAAAAACAAAGTCCTACATATTGGCTCTACTTGGATCGGACGTGAATTTCAAGGTACCGGGTTAAACACCCAAATGAAAAAATTGATGCTAGCATATGCTTTTAATACTATGAATTTTGAAAAAGTAGAATTCCGTGTAGATGAAAGAAATATGGCATCAAGAAAAGCAGTTGAAAAATTAGGCTGCACCTTAGAAGGTATGCTACGTAAAGATGTTTACTTGCTAAATGGTTTTAAAAGAAATACCTGTTGTTACGGCCTTCTGAAAGAAGAATGGCTAAGCAATCAAAAATAG
- a CDS encoding alpha/beta hydrolase — protein MENQIKNVTYKTTNTYETLNKLTSQTKRVWVVFHGIGFLSRFFLKYFNELPKNENYIIAPQAPSKYYLKNEYKHVGASWLTKENTALETANLYNYLDAVMAHENLPTNSEIVFFGFSQGISIALRYLAYSKLNCSKLILYAGGVPTELKKSDFTHLKKDIEIVSVFGNKDQYLTPDKLIEENNKLKILFGDTIQYLSFDGGHEVKKEIINKLAE, from the coding sequence ATGGAGAACCAAATAAAAAATGTCACTTATAAAACTACCAATACCTATGAGACTTTAAATAAATTAACTAGTCAAACAAAACGTGTTTGGGTTGTTTTTCATGGTATTGGCTTCTTAAGTCGATTCTTTCTTAAATATTTCAACGAGTTACCTAAGAATGAAAATTATATCATTGCCCCACAAGCTCCTTCTAAATACTATTTAAAAAATGAATATAAGCATGTAGGCGCAAGTTGGTTAACAAAAGAAAACACGGCACTTGAAACAGCTAACCTTTACAATTATTTAGATGCTGTTATGGCACATGAAAACTTACCAACGAATTCTGAAATTGTTTTCTTCGGATTTTCACAAGGCATTTCTATAGCTTTACGTTACTTAGCTTATTCTAAATTGAACTGCTCAAAATTGATTCTTTATGCAGGCGGAGTACCCACAGAATTAAAAAAATCAGATTTTACCCATTTAAAAAAGGATATTGAGATTGTTTCGGTTTTTGGAAACAAGGATCAATATCTTACTCCAGATAAATTAATAGAAGAGAACAACAAACTTAAAATTCTTTTTGGCGATACTATTCAATATTTAAGTTTTGATGGCGGACACGAGGTGAAAAAAGAAATTATAAATAAATTGGCAGAATGA
- a CDS encoding PaaI family thioesterase yields the protein MNDYKEKILKICNETSKNTLMETLDIEYIDVGEDFLLAKMPVTPKVHQPDGVLHGGATAALAESVGSAASYVFLDGNKYFVRGLEISANHVKSVKEGFVFARATILHKGRTTQLWEIRVTNEDDQLVSLCKLTTITLPKA from the coding sequence ATGAACGACTACAAAGAAAAAATTCTGAAGATTTGTAACGAAACTTCTAAGAATACCTTGATGGAAACCTTAGATATTGAATACATAGATGTAGGAGAAGATTTTTTGTTAGCCAAAATGCCTGTAACACCTAAAGTACATCAGCCTGACGGTGTTTTACATGGTGGTGCAACGGCTGCATTGGCAGAAAGTGTAGGTAGCGCGGCATCTTACGTTTTTTTAGACGGTAATAAGTACTTTGTTAGAGGATTAGAAATCTCTGCAAATCATGTTAAAAGTGTAAAAGAAGGATTTGTTTTTGCAAGAGCCACAATCTTACATAAAGGTAGAACTACCCAATTATGGGAGATTAGAGTGACCAATGAAGATGATCAATTGGTTTCTCTTTGTAAATTAACCACTATTACATTACCTAAAGCATAA
- a CDS encoding chorismate-binding protein produces MVQELFDRAANCLKEQLPFVLYSKPNETELVGVFQNNDTIHKVNDFTETGFVFAPFDLNSDAILLKMDAVEKVPLNLLHEILPIERDSPKNNTEEKVRYVKLISNAINHIDEGDFNKVVLSRKIEVDCKDDYFEIYQRILNVYKKAFCYFWYHPKIGTWMGATPEILVKSNGSQFTTMSLAGTQNSVGNDAPKWEEKELHEQQLVTDYIFDALKDKVISLNSSERESVRAGQLWHLRTEMKGTFAPNKFGDVLKALHPTPAVCGSPLQNAKKFILENELYDRTFYTGFLGELNMKSELSRNRNRRNQENSAYRSVMKTSELYVNLRCMQLFKDKAEIYVGGGITADSISEKEWEETALKSNTMFRVLDGK; encoded by the coding sequence ATGGTTCAAGAACTTTTTGATCGAGCTGCAAATTGCTTGAAAGAGCAGTTACCTTTTGTATTGTATAGCAAACCCAATGAGACAGAATTGGTTGGTGTTTTTCAAAATAACGATACCATTCATAAGGTTAATGATTTTACTGAAACCGGATTCGTTTTTGCTCCGTTCGATTTGAATTCAGATGCTATATTATTGAAAATGGATGCTGTAGAAAAGGTTCCTTTAAATTTGCTTCATGAGATTTTGCCTATAGAGAGGGATTCACCTAAAAATAACACTGAAGAAAAGGTGAGATATGTCAAATTAATATCGAATGCTATTAATCACATCGATGAAGGTGATTTCAATAAAGTAGTTTTGTCAAGGAAGATCGAAGTTGATTGTAAAGACGATTACTTTGAAATATATCAACGAATTCTAAACGTATATAAAAAGGCATTCTGTTATTTCTGGTATCACCCAAAAATAGGAACTTGGATGGGTGCTACGCCAGAAATTTTAGTTAAAAGCAACGGTTCTCAATTTACAACAATGTCTTTGGCAGGTACTCAGAACTCTGTAGGTAATGATGCTCCAAAATGGGAAGAAAAAGAATTGCACGAGCAACAATTGGTTACCGACTATATTTTTGATGCCTTAAAGGATAAGGTAATTTCTCTAAATAGTTCTGAGCGAGAATCTGTAAGAGCAGGTCAGCTTTGGCATTTACGTACAGAAATGAAAGGTACTTTTGCCCCAAATAAATTTGGTGATGTACTAAAAGCACTTCATCCAACGCCTGCTGTTTGCGGTAGTCCGTTGCAAAATGCCAAGAAGTTTATTTTAGAAAACGAACTCTATGATAGAACTTTTTATACGGGATTTCTTGGGGAACTAAATATGAAATCAGAGTTATCTAGAAATAGAAACCGAAGAAATCAAGAGAACAGTGCCTACAGAAGTGTAATGAAAACTTCAGAACTTTATGTAAACCTACGCTGTATGCAATTGTTTAAAGATAAAGCTGAAATATATGTAGGCGGTGGTATTACTGCTGATTCTATTTCTGAAAAGGAGTGGGAAGAAACTGCTTTAAAAAGCAATACCATGTTTCGTGTTCTAGACGGTAAATAG